The following proteins are co-located in the Carassius carassius chromosome 39, fCarCar2.1, whole genome shotgun sequence genome:
- the LOC132121119 gene encoding sushi, nidogen and EGF-like domain-containing protein 1, translated as MCDSWVSWNGWYRLFIQGQSVQMPDTCVEEYSCGTYAPLWLNGGHPTVEDGVVTRNVCGHWNNNCCYFQSNPIKVKACPGGYYVYEFVSPSTCYLAYCAGSVFYRFGSVAGDTINAAVDDGSSPVIQLLSPFLFFGRTYQQIFVNNNGRLTFNQSSSAYAPYSFPARGSQDIIAGLWTNLDNRLKGVVSYQQYTSGNVLTRATRDINTHFPNLNFTASWVFVATWNKVPYFSLNNTETSFQVVLISGRNFSFILMNYGNIAVTGHPVQAGYDTINSTHYFVIPGSINGSFISNLRNSSNVNVPGRWVFRVDGGTGNSILKNNVVGLRVRLSSFLDLTQISTEIVLQQIKQVQVKYGLPNSIELKLRKLQKIKP; from the exons ATGTGTGACTCCTGGGTCAGCTGGAACGGCTGGTACCGTCTCTTCATTCAGGGTCAGAGCGTTCAGATGCCAGACACATGTGTTGAGGAGTATAGTTGTGGCACTTATGCTCCACTGTGGCTGAACGGAGGACATCCAACAGTTGAGGATGGAGTGGTCACTCGAAATGTCTGCGGTCACTGGAACAATAACTGCTGCTATTTCCAATCCAATCCCATTAAAGTCAAAGCCTGTCCAGGAGGGTATTATGTCTATGAGTTTGTCAGCCCAAGTACCTGCTATCTGGCATACTGTGCag GATCAGTATTTTATCGATTCGGCTCAGTAGCTGGAGACACAATAAATGCTGCTGTTGATGATGGGAGCTCTCCAGTTATTCAGCTGTTGAGTCCATTTCTGTTCTTTGGCCGCACATACCAGCAGATTTTT GTTAATAATAATGGACGCCTCACATTCAACCAGTCTTCATCAGCATATGCTCCCTACTCATTCCCCGCTAGAGGAAGCCAAGATATAATTGCAGGCCTCTGGACTAATCTTGATAACCGTCTGAAAGGTGTAGTTTCATATCAACAGTACACCAGTGGAAATGTTCTCACACGCGCCACTCGGGATATAAACACACATTTCCCAAATCTGAACTTCACCGCTTCTTGGGTCTTTGTTGCAACGTGGAATAAAGTTCCTTACTTCAGCTTAAACAACACA GAAACATCGTTTCAAGTGGTTTTAATTTCAGGCCgtaatttttcatttattctgATGAATTATGGTAACATTGCTGTAACTGGACATCCAGTGCAG GCTGGTTATGACACGATAAACTCCACACACTACTTTGTGATTCCTGGATCAATCAATGGCAGCTTCATCTCAAACCTCAGGAACTCCAGTAATGTTAATGTTCCCGGTCGATGGGTCTTCAGGGTGGACGGTGGAACAGGAAACAGCATCTTGAAAA ACAATGTCGTTGGATTACGAGTGAGACTTTCCTCATTTTTAGACCTGACACAGATCAGCACTGAAATAGTTTTACAGCAA ATCAAGCAGGTGCAGGTCAAGTACGGTCTGCCAAACAGCATCGAACTGAAGTTAAGAAAACTGCAAAAGATAAAGCCATAA
- the trim16 gene encoding tripartite motif-containing protein 16 gives MVDVVLTADLPASSSSSEKLQKNPEQNNQKSTEEKINGSPETEIQTAGEKDSKTIEESKIQEDLKESEDPQKPQDEEEVLGPNDVTCDSCIDRPFRATKSCLTCLVSYCEAHLRPHLENVKFQSHRLVEPLRDIERRTCEVHRCALELFCCADACCVCQECVTEDHRGHSAVPITEARTRIERELQDKQTDMMKTVTAAENAINKLQLNTVSIEVSVKEVRGVIEEQFNILLAAVEQAKKEVSEILEVEERQALRQAEGIRVHLEQRCTELKKTQSQVEKITKNKNDIDFLQEYSQWKKEAVDVSLPGVYIGLMDRLPSFSRVITQSTKEMCDHLLSSYTNKLKDTCKNNNVGIKTTVYAVIAARHNMSLPNPKTRDDFLKYLTPLSFDADTAHQYLRLTEERKKVTNTTPWQHSYPELPERFQHFKQVMTVESFYLGRHYFEVDMRGEGTHIGLTYKSIDRKGSESNSCITGNSFSWCVQWNRRSFSAWHSDVETPLSVPKATRIGVYVDYSGGVLAFFDVENSMALIHKYQAEFLEPLYPAFWLPKKESVVLLDPGAASSLTNTSPVSSPK, from the exons ATGGTCGACGTGGTGCTGACAGCAGATCTGCCAGCTAGCAGCTCGAGTTCAGAAAAACTCCAGAAGAACCCAGAGCAGAACAATCAGAAGTCCACAGAGGAGAAGATCAATGGATCTCCAGAGACAGAAATCCAGACCGCAGGAGAGAAAGACAGCAAGACCATTGAGGAAAGCAAGATTCAGGAGGACCTGAAGGAGTCAGAGGACCCTCAGAAGCCTCAGGATGAAGAGGAGGTTCTGGGGCCGAATGATGTCACCTGTGATTCCTGCATCGACCGGCCGTTTCGAGCCACGAAGTCGTGCTTGACCTGCCTGGTGTCGTACTGCGAGGCTCACCTGAGGCCACACCTGGAGAACGTCAAGTTCCAGAGCCACCGGCTGGTGGAGCCGCTGCGGGACATCGAGAGACGCACCTGTGAGGTTCACCGCTGCGCGCTGGAGCTGTTCTGCTGCGCCGACGCGTGCTGCGTGTGTCAGGAGTGCGTGACGGAGGACCACCGCGGACACAGCGCCGTGCCCATCACCGAGGCGCGCACGAGGATAGAG agaGAGCTTcaggacaaacagacagacatgaTGAAGACGGTCACAGCGGCAGAAAACGCCATTAACAAGTTACAGCTCAACACTGTGTCTATAGAG GTGTCTGTGAAGGAGGTGCGTGGAGTGATCGAGGAGCAGTTCAACATACTGCTGGCGGCCGTGGAGCAGGCCAAGAAGGAAGTGAGCGAGATCTTAGAGGTGGAGGAAAGACAGGCGCTGCGACAGGCCGAAGGAATCCGGGTCCATCTGGAGCAACGCTGCACTGAACTCAAGAAAACACAGAGTCAGGTCGAGAAAATCACCAAGAACAAAAATGACATCGACTTCCTGCAG GAGTATTCACAGTGGAAAAAGGAAGCTGTTGATGTGTCTTTACCTGGCGTTTATATTGGTCTCATGGATCGTCTGCCGTCGTTCAGTCGTGTTATCACTCAGTCCACAAAAGAGATGTGCGACCACCTGCTGTCCTCATACACCAACAAACTTAAAGACACCTGTAAAAACA ATAACGTAGGCATAAAGACGACGGTTTATGCTGTTATTGCTGCAAGACACAACATGTCACTTCCGAACCCGAAGACCAGAGACGACTTCCTTAAAT ACCTCACACCTCTGAGCTTTGATGCAGATACGGCTCATCAATATCTGCGTCTGACAGAAGAACGGAAGAAGGTGACAAACACCACGCCGTGGCAGCACAGCTATCCCGAGCTCCCCGAGCGCTTCCAGCACTTCAAGCAGGTGATGACGGTCGAGAGCTTCTACCTGGGACGCCACTATTTCGAGGTGGACATGAGAGGAGAAGGCACTCACATCGGCCTGACGTACAAGAGCATCGACCGCAAGGGATCCGAGAGCAACAGCTGCATCACGGGAAACAGCTTCTCCTGGTGTGTGCAGTGGAACAGACGCAGCTTCTCCGCGTGGCACAGCGATGTAGAGACGCCACTCAGTGTCCCCAAAGCCACACGGATCGGGGTCTACGTGGATTATTCTGGCGGCGTGCTGGCTTTCTTCGACGTGGAAAACAGCATGGCGCTCATCCACAAGTACCAGGCTGAGTTTCTGGAGCCGCTTTACCCAGCGTTCTGGCTTCCCAAGAAGGAAAGCGTCGTGCTTTTGGATCCAGGAGCAGCGTCGTCCCTCACAAACACCTCTCCCGTTTCCTCTCCCAAATAA